Proteins found in one Cobetia sp. L2A1 genomic segment:
- a CDS encoding putative quinol monooxygenase — MSLKLIATLTFPVDQQDKARGALAELIEKSQSDKGCLQYECFAVDKNVAENDPAPEGDFVVLEEWWDEEALDAHIASDHFQAFLGAFAEGEIGLKIQRIQSL; from the coding sequence ATGTCCCTCAAACTCATCGCGACCCTGACCTTCCCCGTCGACCAACAGGACAAGGCGCGTGGTGCCCTTGCAGAGCTGATCGAGAAGAGTCAGTCCGACAAGGGCTGCCTGCAGTACGAATGCTTCGCTGTCGACAAGAACGTCGCCGAGAATGATCCGGCTCCAGAAGGCGACTTCGTGGTACTGGAAGAATGGTGGGATGAAGAGGCACTGGACGCGCACATCGCGTCTGATCACTTCCAGGCGTTCCTCGGCGCTTTCGCGGAAGGCGAAATCGGCCTGAAGATTCAGCGTATTCAGAGTCTTTGA
- the nfsB gene encoding oxygen-insensitive NAD(P)H nitroreductase has product MTPTAIMQHRYSTKSFDPARKISAADWQELENVMRLSASSVNSQPWHFLVLESDDAKARFTRAGTDTKYAFNSPKITNASHVVLFCTRSTLDDDYLNHLLEAEVSDGRFTAGDEFSAMMDGARRLFIDLHRHDLKDMQHWMDKQVYLNYGSLLYAASSMGIDTVPLEGIDPVALDAEFGLREKGFNALVAVSLGYRAAGDFNAELPKSRLSADEIFTHL; this is encoded by the coding sequence ATGACTCCCACTGCCATCATGCAGCATCGCTATTCCACCAAATCCTTCGATCCGGCACGCAAGATCAGCGCCGCCGATTGGCAGGAACTGGAAAACGTCATGCGCCTGAGCGCTTCAAGCGTCAACTCCCAACCGTGGCACTTCCTGGTGCTGGAAAGCGACGACGCCAAGGCACGCTTTACCCGTGCCGGCACCGATACGAAGTACGCTTTCAATTCTCCCAAGATCACCAATGCGTCTCACGTCGTGCTGTTCTGCACTCGCTCGACACTGGACGATGACTACCTCAATCACCTGCTGGAAGCAGAAGTTTCCGATGGTCGTTTCACTGCCGGTGATGAATTCTCCGCCATGATGGACGGTGCTCGCCGTCTGTTCATTGATCTGCATCGCCATGACCTGAAGGACATGCAGCACTGGATGGACAAGCAGGTTTACCTCAATTACGGCAGCCTGCTCTACGCAGCCTCCAGCATGGGCATCGATACCGTACCGCTGGAAGGTATCGATCCGGTCGCGCTGGATGCAGAATTCGGCCTGCGTGAGAAAGGCTTCAATGCACTGGTCGCCGTCAGCCTTGGTTACCGTGCCGCCGGTGACTTCAATGCGGAACTGCCGAAGTCTCGCCTGTCGGCTGATGAGATCTTCACTCATCTGTAA
- the guaD gene encoding guanine deaminase — protein sequence MMDSNTSTQAACHLDTTRLTHALRGAVKDVASVSLLRGPLLHFVADPADFMMADMPSTSASNDVLAQHGIEYYQDALLVMHAGHVVAVGDHDSLAQRDDVSGLMRLCPPRVVTGLMMPGFIDTHVHFPQLDIIASYGHCLIDWLNTYTFPAEQRFADPAHATEVAEVFLDELIRHGSTSAQVFATSHATSADALFTAAQARGMRLHAGRVMMDRNAPPALLDSGVTSLKDDERLIADWHGRDRLGYVLTPRFAPTSTPAQLKAAGALLKSQPDLHLQTHLAENLDEVKWVAELFPDSRDYLAVYEDVGLSHERTTFAHGIHLDDGMRSRIAARGASIAFCPTSNLFLGSGLFDRASARTLGMNISIATDVGGGSSLCQLESLKAAYQVGQLHGAVAHDVEGLAQRANQPLTPWQGFYQLTLGNARAMRLEDKIGHLRLGMEADVIVLDPAATPLLARRTRWGRKDQVPLEEVLFALMMLGDDRVIREVHVAGRCMKQNGMLHAPRRIPPCDSHS from the coding sequence ATGATGGACTCGAACACTTCCACCCAAGCGGCCTGCCACCTTGATACGACCCGCCTGACTCATGCCTTGCGCGGTGCAGTGAAGGACGTGGCGAGCGTCAGCCTGCTACGTGGTCCCCTGCTGCATTTCGTGGCAGATCCTGCTGACTTCATGATGGCCGACATGCCGAGCACATCTGCCTCGAACGATGTCTTGGCCCAGCACGGTATCGAGTACTACCAGGATGCGCTGCTGGTGATGCATGCAGGCCATGTGGTGGCCGTGGGCGACCATGACTCGCTCGCCCAGCGCGACGACGTGAGTGGACTGATGCGGCTGTGCCCGCCGCGCGTCGTCACTGGACTGATGATGCCAGGCTTCATCGATACCCACGTGCACTTCCCGCAGCTGGATATCATCGCAAGCTATGGGCACTGTCTGATCGACTGGCTGAACACCTACACCTTCCCCGCCGAGCAGCGCTTTGCTGATCCTGCTCATGCGACTGAAGTGGCCGAGGTCTTCCTGGATGAGTTGATTCGCCATGGCTCGACCAGCGCTCAGGTATTCGCCACCTCCCACGCCACCAGTGCCGATGCTCTGTTCACTGCCGCTCAGGCACGCGGCATGCGCCTTCACGCCGGTCGCGTGATGATGGATCGCAACGCCCCGCCAGCGCTGCTGGACAGTGGAGTGACCTCACTCAAGGATGATGAACGCCTGATCGCTGACTGGCACGGGCGGGATCGTCTCGGCTATGTACTGACACCTCGCTTCGCGCCGACCTCAACACCTGCGCAACTCAAGGCTGCCGGCGCACTGCTCAAGAGCCAACCCGACCTGCACCTGCAGACGCATCTGGCCGAGAATCTGGATGAAGTGAAGTGGGTCGCCGAGCTGTTTCCCGACAGCCGTGACTATCTGGCGGTCTATGAGGACGTGGGACTCAGTCATGAGCGCACCACCTTCGCCCACGGCATCCACCTGGATGATGGCATGCGGTCACGGATTGCCGCGCGTGGCGCCAGCATTGCCTTCTGCCCGACCTCCAACCTGTTTCTGGGCAGCGGACTGTTTGATCGCGCCAGTGCCCGCACACTGGGCATGAACATCAGCATCGCCACTGATGTCGGCGGTGGCTCCAGTCTCTGCCAGCTGGAAAGCCTCAAGGCGGCCTATCAGGTCGGACAGCTGCACGGGGCCGTGGCGCATGATGTCGAGGGACTGGCTCAGCGCGCCAATCAGCCCCTCACTCCATGGCAGGGTTTCTATCAACTGACGCTGGGCAATGCTCGGGCGATGCGCCTGGAGGACAAGATCGGCCACCTGCGCCTGGGCATGGAGGCAGATGTCATCGTACTCGACCCCGCCGCGACACCGCTGCTGGCGCGTCGAACTCGCTGGGGCCGCAAGGATCAGGTACCGCTGGAAGAGGTGCTGTTCGCCTTGATGATGCTCGGGGATGACCGTGTCATCCGTGAAGTGCATGTGGCGGGACGCTGCATGAAGCAGAACGGCATGCTTCATGCGCCCCGCCGTATACCCCCTTGCGACTCCCACTCATGA